The following are encoded together in the Chloroherpetonaceae bacterium genome:
- a CDS encoding LPP20 family lipoprotein: MRRLALLLLLAFPLSSFAQLPEWAQSYGSNIPFSRSTHLTGFGMAMLAGAESVALENAKAQAASDLIKKIQVTVSSDMVSISQEIDGKFSSSLTSVVQSVSALQLEGIEYLTAKDDKNFYALAFIKRAELGDAYTQRIKAGLVRLQATLSQAEDTSNPTAAVEKYLATLLRFSELLEWVALVRALTGKSLSSDEIGVPVRSSAMEFLAYREQETRTKVNTLLQKPIASLDDAAANAVQQLQLQGMAIGTIQVLDLTYQDSDFSSVFGAFFARKLDAQLSSAPKRSPESQVVRGSYWERGNAIELVLLAQKTNGEKIGSVSLTFPKTIVPKDIEIKPRNFEQALKDQKVIAEGALVEGGISVEVWTNKGRNLEHVAFQEGEKVELYFRVNQPAFLRLTYLLSTGQQVLLEEKFYIGIDRVNQVVKYPSELVCSPPFGVERLIVTAFSSEPPKPSVKVEKISGEEYEVIAEPLAQSLTKTRGLKKSASAKDLKLGETALTITTMPKLRQ; this comes from the coding sequence ATGCGTCGACTTGCACTGCTTCTTTTGCTTGCTTTTCCGCTCTCCAGCTTTGCACAACTGCCTGAATGGGCCCAAAGTTACGGCTCAAACATTCCTTTCTCACGCAGCACCCATCTAACAGGGTTCGGAATGGCTATGCTGGCGGGCGCTGAGTCTGTTGCCTTAGAGAATGCCAAAGCGCAAGCTGCATCAGACCTTATCAAGAAAATCCAAGTGACGGTTTCCAGCGATATGGTCTCCATCTCGCAAGAGATTGACGGCAAGTTTTCCTCAAGCCTGACTTCGGTGGTGCAGTCGGTTAGTGCCCTGCAGCTTGAAGGGATTGAATATCTTACAGCAAAGGACGACAAGAACTTCTATGCGCTGGCATTTATCAAGCGTGCTGAGTTAGGCGACGCATACACTCAGCGCATCAAAGCTGGTCTAGTGCGGCTTCAAGCCACACTTTCCCAAGCGGAAGACACATCTAACCCCACTGCTGCCGTAGAGAAGTATCTTGCTACCTTGCTGCGTTTCTCGGAACTCTTGGAATGGGTTGCGCTTGTGCGTGCCCTAACGGGTAAATCCCTCTCGTCCGATGAAATCGGTGTGCCAGTGCGTTCCAGCGCTATGGAATTCTTGGCTTATCGTGAGCAAGAAACCCGCACAAAAGTCAATACGCTGCTCCAGAAACCGATTGCCTCGCTCGATGACGCCGCTGCAAATGCGGTGCAGCAGTTGCAACTTCAAGGTATGGCGATTGGCACCATTCAAGTGTTAGACCTGACTTACCAAGACTCTGACTTTTCCAGTGTTTTCGGTGCATTTTTTGCGCGCAAGTTAGATGCTCAATTAAGCAGCGCACCCAAACGCAGCCCCGAGTCGCAAGTTGTGCGTGGTAGTTATTGGGAGCGCGGCAACGCAATTGAACTGGTGCTTCTGGCACAGAAGACAAACGGCGAAAAAATCGGTAGCGTCTCGCTCACTTTTCCGAAGACTATTGTGCCAAAGGATATAGAAATCAAGCCAAGAAATTTTGAACAGGCGCTCAAAGACCAAAAAGTGATTGCAGAGGGGGCTCTAGTAGAAGGCGGCATTAGCGTCGAGGTGTGGACAAATAAGGGTAGAAACTTAGAGCACGTGGCTTTCCAAGAGGGCGAAAAAGTTGAGCTTTACTTTCGCGTCAATCAGCCTGCATTTTTGCGTCTCACTTATTTGCTCTCAACTGGGCAGCAAGTTTTGCTGGAGGAAAAGTTCTACATCGGCATTGACCGTGTCAATCAAGTAGTAAAGTATCCCTCAGAGCTTGTCTGCTCACCTCCCTTTGGCGTAGAGCGGCTTATTGTTACGGCGTTCAGCAGCGAACCACCCAAGCCAAGTGTGAAGGTAGAAAAGATTTCCGGCGAGGAATATGAGGTGATTGCAGAGCCGCTGGCACAGTCACTTACTAAAACGCGCGGCTTAAAGAAAAGTGCATCTGCCAAAGATTTAAAACTTGGCGAAACTGCTCTAACCATTACCACAATGCCCAAGCTGCGGCAGTAA
- a CDS encoding DUF350 domain-containing protein, which produces MAWQAILFIGATLIAMLTMARLVNQFIFKANMTEVITKQDQTAVGIALAGFLFGVVQITSEVLAGEGHGSLLIDAGLVALWGLSGIILLALLSLFGFKLFHGVDYTEEVQKGNVAVGIVAAARFIATSSIIAAAVSGENTGDSDIALSEGGAALASLVFFFVGQLTLIVVTRLFRLLTAYDDAKELASGNIAAALSYAGLMIGVSLAIHKGIKGEFIGYAAGLLAYGKSMLIVLAFYPIRQFLVQGILVGGSFSLYGGTLDEEISRDRNIAAGAIEAAAYIATALLITRLM; this is translated from the coding sequence ATGGCTTGGCAAGCGATTCTTTTCATTGGCGCTACGCTTATTGCAATGCTCACTATGGCGCGGTTAGTCAACCAGTTCATCTTCAAAGCGAATATGACAGAGGTGATTACGAAGCAAGATCAGACGGCTGTTGGTATTGCGCTTGCGGGCTTTCTTTTCGGTGTCGTGCAAATCACCAGCGAAGTCTTGGCTGGTGAGGGACATGGCAGCTTGCTCATTGACGCAGGACTGGTTGCACTGTGGGGGCTAAGTGGCATCATCTTGCTTGCACTTCTTTCGCTCTTCGGCTTTAAGCTCTTTCACGGAGTCGATTACACCGAAGAAGTGCAAAAAGGCAATGTCGCTGTAGGCATTGTCGCTGCTGCGCGCTTTATTGCCACTTCCAGCATTATTGCGGCTGCGGTTTCGGGCGAAAACACAGGCGACAGCGACATCGCCCTTTCAGAAGGGGGTGCAGCCTTAGCTTCGCTTGTTTTTTTCTTTGTCGGTCAGCTTACGCTCATTGTTGTAACTCGGCTTTTCCGACTCCTCACTGCATATGATGATGCCAAAGAGCTTGCCAGTGGCAACATCGCAGCCGCATTGAGCTACGCTGGTCTTATGATTGGCGTTAGCCTTGCGATTCACAAAGGCATCAAGGGCGAATTTATCGGCTATGCGGCAGGTTTGCTGGCATACGGCAAGTCAATGCTGATTGTTCTTGCTTTCTACCCGATTCGTCAGTTTCTGGTGCAAGGCATTTTGGTTGGCGGCAGTTTCTCGCTCTACGGTGGCACACTCGATGAGGAAATCAGCCGCGACCGCAATATCGCAGCGGGCGCCATTGAAGCTGCCGCCTACATTGCTACCGCCTTGCTCATTACGCGATTGATGTAA
- the smc gene encoding chromosome segregation protein SMC, with product MYLSRLELFGFKSFAQRVQIKFDSGLTAIVGPNGCGKTNLVDAIRWVLGEQKTSVLRSDKMENVIFNGTKTRKPLGMSEVSITIENTRNILPTEYSEVTITRRLYRNGESEYLLNKVPCRLKDITDLFADTGMGSDAYSVIELKMIEQILSENAEERRRLFEEAAGITKYKQRRKQTFKKLETTSQDLSRVQDIVLEVEKKVSSLERQAKKAEQFRQLKTELRELEVAIAERELASLYRLIVPLSQRLSEHEKEKLSLTTQIDTLDAELQQKAVSLLEVEKALAAVQKELSQQTERITATEKQIFANEERTKSLAETIQRAEAELASLQTQLGELLARQLALQEELRLKELELQQAQETFSAQRRAFAASEQQLREQRLLLEQTRSSAAELSKKSSTLALEIQSIQSRIENLDSQRQQYEARQKDLAQKIQERETYLQSTRAALAQAQDALLAATVAFSEAKQRRTHLQAELDSHKEQLLQARAERDRTAGRIAVLQSLLESYEGLPEGVKFLDIDAQKRFGLGSLADLVSTDEEYKLALAAALGEAQSFYVSPTADSALQAIEMLRASAKGKLTFAVLEHFAALTLPEPALPPSALRLLDVVRCAPEIRPLLAALIGHIIIADDFAHAHALLQTAPHLEAVTRSGERYSLRGFVRGGSIKESEGLRIGKREEMERLLSEQHELNAHIEHLEQYIATLQRTIGDIRLAEMEQEIRRTELSITELEKRLSQAEFERSSFETESAELAARLATLASEKIKFEQTLAMRQPEQAELNLQLSELSAALEVQQRLIGEREQAVQAENAALQQQSLRLKEAEFSLEKTRSALQNLEQEQLAKERQKERLTLQIEQNRDEIFRLRAELETMNANLRVLYAQRDTVQTRLAELEGTLSSLKGEISAHEAKLRDLSRQREVVSHLILEFQQQISHNTVKAEHIRTVIKTEYDLELEQKEFPEHDDFQISAAQERVQQLRQKLKSLGPINELALQEFQEEKARLEFLTSQRDDLLNAEKQLRDTIEEINKTAIELFNKTFQAIRQNFITIFRELFSEGDEADLLLKDPQDPLESDIEIIAKPKGKRPQAITLLSGGEKTLTATALLFAIYLVKPSPFCILDEVDAPLDDANIDRFVRLIKKFSKDTQFIIVTHNKRTMEAANTLYGVTMEEEGVSKLVAARLDDLRKN from the coding sequence ATGTATCTTTCCCGCTTAGAGCTTTTTGGCTTCAAAAGTTTTGCACAGCGCGTTCAAATTAAGTTCGACAGTGGGCTGACTGCTATTGTCGGTCCCAACGGCTGCGGCAAAACTAACCTTGTCGATGCGATTCGCTGGGTGCTTGGTGAGCAAAAGACCAGCGTGCTACGCTCCGACAAGATGGAAAATGTCATCTTCAACGGCACTAAGACACGCAAGCCGTTGGGTATGTCGGAAGTCTCCATCACGATTGAAAACACGCGCAACATTTTGCCCACCGAATACAGCGAGGTTACCATCACGCGTCGACTCTACCGTAACGGGGAAAGTGAATACCTTCTCAATAAAGTGCCCTGCCGCCTCAAAGACATCACTGACTTATTTGCCGATACTGGCATGGGCAGCGATGCCTACTCCGTCATTGAGCTAAAAATGATTGAGCAAATCCTCTCCGAGAACGCCGAAGAACGGCGCCGGCTCTTTGAGGAAGCAGCGGGCATTACGAAATACAAACAGCGTCGTAAGCAAACTTTCAAGAAACTGGAAACCACCTCACAAGACCTCTCTCGCGTGCAGGACATTGTGCTGGAAGTTGAAAAGAAAGTCTCTTCGCTGGAACGCCAAGCCAAAAAAGCCGAGCAATTTCGGCAACTGAAAACCGAGCTGCGTGAGTTAGAAGTTGCTATCGCTGAACGCGAGCTTGCAAGCCTCTATCGCCTTATAGTGCCGCTGTCGCAGCGACTTAGCGAACACGAGAAAGAAAAACTCTCACTTACGACGCAAATCGACACTTTAGATGCCGAGCTTCAGCAGAAAGCCGTTTCGCTGCTTGAAGTTGAAAAAGCATTAGCTGCAGTGCAAAAGGAGCTGAGCCAGCAAACGGAACGGATTACCGCTACAGAAAAGCAGATTTTTGCCAACGAAGAGCGCACAAAATCTCTTGCCGAAACGATTCAGCGTGCTGAAGCCGAGTTAGCTTCTCTGCAAACTCAGCTTGGCGAGCTATTAGCCCGACAACTTGCACTGCAAGAAGAATTGCGCTTAAAAGAATTGGAGCTGCAACAGGCTCAGGAGACTTTCTCAGCGCAGCGCCGTGCATTTGCTGCATCAGAACAGCAACTGCGCGAGCAACGGCTTTTGCTGGAACAGACGCGCTCCAGCGCCGCAGAACTGAGCAAAAAATCTAGCACCCTTGCCCTCGAGATTCAGTCAATTCAAAGCCGCATTGAAAACCTTGACTCACAGCGCCAGCAATACGAAGCGCGCCAAAAGGACTTAGCACAAAAAATTCAGGAACGCGAAACCTACCTACAAAGCACCCGAGCCGCTCTTGCACAAGCGCAAGATGCCTTGTTGGCTGCTACGGTTGCCTTTTCGGAAGCCAAACAGCGCCGCACCCATCTGCAAGCCGAGCTGGATAGCCACAAAGAGCAATTGCTACAAGCTCGCGCCGAGCGCGACCGTACAGCTGGACGAATCGCCGTGCTGCAATCGCTTTTGGAGAGCTACGAGGGGTTACCTGAGGGCGTGAAATTTCTGGATATTGATGCACAAAAACGCTTCGGTTTGGGCAGTCTTGCCGACCTTGTCTCCACCGATGAAGAATACAAACTTGCCTTAGCGGCTGCCTTAGGCGAAGCACAAAGTTTCTACGTCTCTCCTACTGCCGACTCCGCCCTGCAAGCGATTGAGATGCTGCGTGCCTCTGCCAAAGGCAAGCTGACATTTGCTGTGCTGGAACACTTTGCTGCGCTCACTTTACCCGAGCCAGCTCTGCCGCCCTCTGCCTTACGCCTGTTGGATGTGGTGCGCTGCGCCCCTGAAATCCGTCCGCTTCTTGCTGCACTGATTGGGCATATCATTATCGCTGATGACTTTGCCCACGCTCATGCACTTTTGCAAACGGCTCCTCACCTTGAAGCCGTTACGCGCTCGGGCGAAAGGTATAGCCTGCGTGGATTTGTTCGTGGCGGTAGCATTAAGGAATCCGAAGGCTTGCGCATCGGCAAGCGCGAAGAAATGGAGCGCTTGCTTAGCGAGCAACATGAACTGAATGCTCACATTGAGCACTTGGAGCAATACATTGCGACGCTGCAGCGCACCATCGGCGACATCCGTCTTGCCGAAATGGAACAAGAGATTCGCCGCACTGAGCTTTCCATTACCGAGCTGGAAAAGCGCCTCTCGCAGGCAGAGTTTGAACGCAGCTCATTTGAAACTGAAAGTGCTGAGCTGGCTGCCCGCCTTGCTACACTTGCCAGCGAGAAAATCAAGTTTGAGCAAACGCTGGCTATGCGCCAGCCCGAACAAGCTGAACTGAATCTGCAGCTTTCTGAACTTAGTGCAGCGCTCGAAGTCCAGCAGCGCCTCATTGGGGAGCGTGAGCAAGCTGTGCAAGCTGAAAACGCAGCCCTCCAGCAGCAAAGCCTTCGGCTCAAAGAAGCTGAATTTAGCCTCGAGAAAACTCGCTCCGCCCTGCAGAATCTTGAGCAAGAACAGCTTGCTAAGGAGCGGCAAAAGGAAAGACTCACCTTGCAAATTGAGCAAAACCGTGATGAAATTTTCCGCCTGCGTGCCGAGCTTGAAACGATGAACGCCAACTTGCGCGTGCTCTATGCCCAGCGCGATACGGTGCAAACCCGACTTGCTGAGCTTGAAGGCACGCTTTCTTCGCTCAAAGGCGAAATCAGTGCCCACGAAGCCAAGTTGCGCGACCTCTCTCGCCAGCGTGAAGTGGTCTCGCACCTCATTCTGGAATTTCAGCAGCAGATTTCGCACAACACGGTCAAAGCTGAACACATCCGCACTGTTATCAAAACCGAATATGACCTTGAACTTGAGCAAAAAGAATTCCCTGAACACGACGACTTTCAAATCTCCGCTGCTCAAGAGCGCGTGCAGCAGCTTAGGCAAAAGCTCAAGTCACTTGGCCCGATTAATGAGCTAGCGCTGCAGGAATTTCAAGAAGAAAAGGCGCGCTTAGAGTTCCTTACTTCACAGCGCGATGACCTTCTGAACGCTGAAAAACAGCTCCGCGATACAATTGAAGAAATCAACAAAACAGCGATTGAGCTGTTTAACAAAACTTTTCAAGCCATTCGGCAAAACTTTATTACCATTTTCCGTGAGCTTTTTAGCGAAGGTGACGAGGCTGATCTTTTACTCAAAGACCCGCAAGACCCTCTTGAAAGCGACATTGAAATCATCGCTAAGCCCAAAGGCAAACGTCCACAAGCTATCACGCTGCTCTCAGGCGGCGAAAAAACATTGACCGCCACAGCGCTACTGTTTGCTATTTACCTTGTCAAGCCTAGTCCTTTCTGCATCCTTGACGAAGTTGACGCCCCGCTTGATGACGCCAACATTGACCGCTTTGTTCGGCTTATCAAGAAGTTTTCCAAAGACACGCAGTTTATCATTGTAACGCACAACAAGCGTACGATGGAAGCGGCTAATACGCTCTACGGCGTTACGATGGAAGAAGAGGGGGTCTCGAAGTTAGTTGCCGCCCGACTGGATGACCTGCGCAAGAACTAA
- a CDS encoding TIGR04283 family arsenosugar biosynthesis glycosyltransferase, whose translation MKVSIIIPTLNEEQYISNALQSIAMQALPAGVTTEVLIVDGGSTDQTTQKVEKFFETIDSLPVRVFASIRGRAVQMNCGAAFARGDVLLFLHADSTLSPNAISELVATLENPAVQYGYFPMNFSSNHPLAQLYAAATRINSILTHYGDSGIFARKEFFEKVGQFPEQELMEDVEFLFRARAISEPTLIRNAFVTTSARRFEKNGFLRQQLLNIYLVVQYIFGADVATLKAQYETGKWLLR comes from the coding sequence GTGAAGGTTTCCATTATCATTCCGACGCTCAACGAAGAACAATACATTTCAAACGCGCTCCAGAGCATTGCCATGCAGGCACTTCCAGCAGGTGTAACCACCGAAGTGCTCATCGTAGATGGAGGTAGCACCGACCAGACCACACAGAAAGTGGAGAAGTTCTTCGAAACAATTGATTCCTTGCCTGTGCGGGTGTTTGCAAGCATAAGGGGACGCGCCGTGCAAATGAACTGCGGTGCTGCATTTGCGAGAGGTGATGTGCTGCTATTTCTCCACGCCGATAGCACGCTCTCGCCAAATGCGATTTCAGAATTAGTCGCCACGCTTGAAAACCCAGCCGTGCAATATGGCTACTTCCCAATGAACTTCAGTAGCAATCACCCGCTGGCGCAGCTATACGCTGCAGCCACGCGCATCAATTCAATCCTGACGCACTACGGCGATTCAGGCATCTTTGCGCGCAAAGAGTTTTTCGAAAAAGTAGGACAATTCCCAGAGCAAGAGTTGATGGAAGATGTGGAATTTCTCTTTCGTGCGCGAGCCATCTCTGAACCAACTTTGATTCGAAATGCCTTTGTAACCACCTCGGCGCGTCGTTTCGAGAAAAATGGATTTCTGCGACAGCAGTTGCTCAACATCTATCTGGTCGTGCAGTATATCTTCGGCGCTGATGTGGCCACACTGAAAGCGCAATACGAGACAGGAAAATGGTTATTGAGATAA
- a CDS encoding CoA-binding protein: MTIPDILRTYRTIAVVGQSDKPDRPSYAVSKYMLVQGYKILPINPSLSYALNLPCYPSLRELPDALRRSVEIVNVFRRPEYVMPVVEEAIEIGAKVVWMQLGVVNEQARRRAEEAGLIVVQNRCIAVEHRLHILT, from the coding sequence ATGACAATCCCAGATATCCTGAGGACATATCGCACGATTGCGGTCGTAGGACAGTCTGATAAACCCGACCGACCAAGCTATGCAGTTTCAAAATATATGCTGGTTCAGGGCTACAAAATTTTACCGATCAACCCGAGCCTAAGCTATGCCTTGAACCTGCCGTGCTATCCAAGCCTGAGAGAATTACCCGATGCGCTAAGACGAAGTGTGGAGATTGTTAATGTGTTTCGCAGACCTGAATATGTGATGCCAGTGGTAGAAGAAGCTATAGAAATTGGGGCAAAGGTGGTGTGGATGCAATTAGGAGTGGTGAATGAACAAGCCCGCCGCCGTGCGGAGGAAGCAGGCTTGATAGTCGTGCAGAACCGTTGTATTGCCGTTGAGCACCGTTTGCATATCCTGACATAA
- a CDS encoding lipoate--protein ligase family protein encodes MFGKIFLIDSGAHHGAFQMWLDEALALHFAALEARFGKPLVLLRFYQWSPFCVSLGYHQKETSLDFAALQHDGIDWVRRPTGGRAVFHADELTYAVVMRTRHSNADCYAAIAQALRAGLCQLGIEAHFQRRQPDLRARYASEESLPCFTASARDELEVKGKKIIGSAQRRYGDILLQHGSILLSPKHRELTKYLCAHPDVKARIAQDLIAKTTSVAECLGQDVSYREAVSAFSYGFCTAWQASFSVLPESALLEVLPSYVEHA; translated from the coding sequence ATGTTCGGCAAAATTTTTCTGATTGACTCTGGCGCGCACCATGGCGCTTTTCAGATGTGGCTTGATGAAGCACTGGCGCTTCACTTTGCCGCCTTAGAAGCTCGCTTTGGCAAGCCACTGGTGCTCCTTCGTTTCTACCAGTGGTCGCCCTTTTGCGTTTCACTTGGCTACCACCAAAAAGAGACCTCGCTTGACTTTGCTGCCCTGCAGCACGATGGGATTGACTGGGTGCGTCGCCCTACAGGTGGGAGAGCCGTTTTCCACGCCGATGAACTAACCTATGCAGTCGTGATGCGCACGCGGCACTCTAATGCAGATTGCTATGCTGCAATTGCGCAGGCACTTCGTGCTGGACTTTGCCAGCTTGGCATTGAGGCACACTTTCAGCGCCGCCAACCTGATTTGCGCGCCCGATACGCTTCTGAAGAAAGCCTGCCCTGCTTTACCGCCTCAGCCAGAGACGAATTAGAGGTGAAGGGCAAAAAAATCATTGGCTCTGCACAGCGGCGTTACGGCGACATTTTGCTGCAGCACGGCTCTATTTTGCTCTCGCCCAAGCATCGCGAGCTTACCAAATACCTCTGTGCTCACCCCGATGTGAAGGCACGCATCGCACAAGACTTAATTGCAAAAACCACTTCTGTCGCCGAATGCTTAGGACAGGACGTGTCTTACCGTGAGGCTGTCTCTGCTTTCAGTTATGGATTTTGCACTGCATGGCAAGCCTCGTTTTCTGTGCTTCCAGAATCTGCTTTGCTCGAGGTGCTGCCTAGCTATGTCGAGCACGCTTAG
- a CDS encoding glutathionylspermidine synthase family protein produces MTENETSLPFMSHHAAQLSDATTYQARYEALAEQLYRTHILTDPWLNGEERFLLEPVILSAKEAQAMQIAAETVGQVYDELAQLIWQEPNWLDDFFHLTPYQKLMWLSSGGRWHFIARLDVFQDSAGGIKICEMNSDTPSGEAEAVFLNELLHPNTPKLCNPNAHFESQFVDAMLAMYRADVACPKASPTIGIIYPTDLTEDLSMILLYKHWFEKRGFETVLGSPFNLSKTPDALRLFSRPIDIVIRHYKTDWWGERLPVWYDEDDYPDPYPMHNQLLAVLEAEAMHQVSVLNPFGAVLTQNKLTLAFLWAHRHRFSPASQAAIKAYIPETYRLIDVSPEQLCDEKDQWVMKSDYGCEGAEVILGKLTTDEVWKLSLAQAVKTRWIVQKYFDAKVLPQGGVANFGVYLIGGKAAGFYTRVSKGCTENHTPLPTDYTTPCAATFVAES; encoded by the coding sequence ATGACTGAAAACGAGACCTCATTGCCCTTCATGTCGCATCATGCTGCGCAGCTTAGCGATGCAACAACTTATCAAGCACGGTATGAAGCACTCGCTGAGCAGCTTTACCGCACGCACATTCTCACCGACCCATGGCTCAACGGCGAAGAGCGTTTCTTGCTTGAGCCTGTTATTCTTTCAGCCAAAGAAGCCCAAGCTATGCAAATTGCTGCGGAGACGGTGGGACAAGTCTACGATGAACTCGCACAGCTTATCTGGCAAGAGCCGAATTGGTTAGATGACTTTTTTCACCTCACGCCCTATCAAAAACTCATGTGGCTTTCGTCAGGTGGACGCTGGCATTTTATCGCTCGCTTGGACGTCTTTCAGGATAGCGCAGGCGGCATTAAAATCTGCGAGATGAATAGCGATACACCCAGCGGTGAAGCCGAAGCCGTTTTCCTTAACGAACTGCTTCATCCTAATACGCCCAAACTTTGCAACCCTAATGCTCACTTTGAGTCGCAGTTCGTTGATGCAATGCTGGCCATGTATCGCGCTGATGTAGCTTGCCCAAAAGCCTCTCCCACCATTGGTATCATCTACCCGACGGACTTGACTGAAGACCTGTCAATGATTTTGCTCTACAAACATTGGTTTGAAAAGCGTGGATTTGAGACGGTTTTGGGTTCACCGTTTAACTTGTCTAAAACGCCTGATGCGCTGCGGCTTTTCTCTCGCCCAATTGACATTGTGATTCGCCATTACAAAACAGACTGGTGGGGCGAGCGCTTGCCTGTTTGGTATGACGAAGACGATTACCCAGACCCTTACCCAATGCACAATCAGCTGCTGGCGGTATTGGAAGCAGAAGCGATGCATCAAGTCTCTGTTCTCAATCCTTTCGGCGCTGTGCTCACGCAGAATAAACTCACGCTGGCATTCTTGTGGGCACATCGGCATCGCTTCTCGCCCGCCTCACAAGCTGCGATCAAAGCCTACATTCCTGAGACTTATCGCTTAATTGATGTCTCACCTGAACAGCTTTGCGATGAAAAAGACCAATGGGTCATGAAGTCAGACTACGGCTGCGAGGGTGCAGAAGTAATTTTGGGCAAACTTACGACAGATGAAGTTTGGAAACTTTCTTTGGCGCAAGCAGTAAAGACACGCTGGATTGTCCAAAAGTATTTTGATGCAAAGGTGTTGCCGCAAGGCGGTGTTGCAAATTTTGGTGTTTATTTGATTGGAGGCAAAGCTGCCGGGTTTTACACACGTGTCTCCAAAGGTTGCACCGAAAACCACACTCCACTACCGACTGATTACACCACGCCTTGCGCTGCAACCTTTGTGGCAGAATCGTAA
- a CDS encoding BamA/TamA family outer membrane protein, whose translation MADSERRYGFFFTPAETEAACGTVIDRIVITGNTTTKPFVVRQEMPFSEGDTLTMEGLQTAQQLIYNLQLFNVVFVSAKRFFPNEPPAPIAIEDEYDSLFAAFVHQCYEEAQMRQSPLTVVLVSVHERWYLFPQPRFDLRGVSLANWIRNPTIANLNIGIITTHQNLTGLNDPFSVAFGVGFDPYIRISYYTPYLFGTSRTGAGFALTWRDLNNLAYDTQTETIPRYIQKTFTVSGALSQRLSPFAFFNLNFGYSRVSVFDETKAAYPSATVAANGQDDYPWLHLNYVYSQLDLNQCPTKGWFISLNFFQLGLPSWHDKMNITRGIFDIRFYEKIWGELSLSLRNYTAISLNAPVPNHERLFFGYTRIVVRGYTREVFEGDNLQLNSIELRYPLVPLRTMRFDFVPVEQFKVMQWALYATAFLDAGNIWYNSRTVFFGNRPTRFEWQNTQYGYGAGLVLIGGYRLAARVDFAWNQRGTLDIIFENIVSF comes from the coding sequence GTGGCAGACTCAGAGCGTCGTTATGGCTTTTTCTTTACACCAGCGGAAACTGAAGCAGCATGCGGCACTGTAATTGACCGCATCGTCATTACAGGCAATACAACCACCAAGCCTTTTGTAGTGCGCCAAGAAATGCCCTTCAGTGAAGGGGACACGCTCACAATGGAGGGACTGCAAACGGCGCAGCAATTGATTTACAACCTGCAGCTCTTCAATGTGGTGTTCGTTTCAGCCAAGCGTTTTTTCCCAAATGAACCGCCTGCACCGATTGCGATAGAGGACGAATACGATTCCCTGTTTGCCGCATTTGTGCATCAATGTTACGAAGAAGCGCAAATGCGCCAGTCACCGCTAACGGTGGTGCTGGTCTCTGTCCACGAGCGCTGGTATCTGTTCCCACAACCGCGCTTTGACTTGCGAGGAGTGAGCCTTGCAAACTGGATTCGAAATCCGACGATTGCGAACCTAAACATTGGCATCATTACTACGCATCAGAATCTAACAGGGCTAAATGACCCATTTTCCGTTGCGTTTGGGGTCGGCTTTGATCCCTACATTCGTATTTCTTACTACACACCATATCTATTTGGCACATCGCGCACAGGCGCAGGCTTTGCGCTAACTTGGCGAGACCTAAACAACCTTGCCTACGACACCCAGACCGAGACGATTCCACGTTACATTCAAAAAACTTTTACTGTCTCAGGCGCACTCAGCCAACGCTTATCGCCATTTGCCTTTTTCAATCTTAATTTTGGTTACAGCCGCGTCTCCGTTTTTGATGAAACCAAAGCAGCCTATCCAAGCGCCACCGTTGCAGCAAATGGGCAAGACGACTACCCATGGCTACACCTAAACTATGTGTATTCGCAGCTGGATCTCAATCAGTGTCCAACCAAAGGTTGGTTTATTTCGCTGAATTTTTTCCAGCTCGGCTTGCCATCTTGGCACGATAAGATGAACATCACACGCGGCATCTTCGACATTCGCTTCTATGAAAAAATCTGGGGAGAGCTTTCACTGAGCTTGCGTAACTACACGGCAATTTCACTAAATGCGCCCGTGCCAAACCACGAGCGGCTTTTCTTTGGCTACACACGCATTGTAGTCAGAGGTTACACGCGAGAGGTGTTCGAGGGCGATAACTTGCAGCTCAACTCCATTGAGCTGCGCTACCCACTGGTGCCGCTGCGCACAATGCGCTTCGATTTTGTGCCCGTAGAGCAGTTCAAGGTGATGCAATGGGCGCTATATGCCACAGCGTTTCTTGACGCAGGTAACATCTGGTATAACTCCCGCACGGTCTTCTTCGGCAACCGTCCTACACGCTTTGAGTGGCAAAATACGCAATACGGCTACGGTGCAGGCTTGGTGTTGATTGGAGGATATCGACTGGCAGCTCGAGTAGACTTTGCGTGGAATCAACGTGGGACATTAGACATCATTTTTGAAAACATTGTCTCATTCTGA